A single Mytilus trossulus isolate FHL-02 chromosome 12, PNRI_Mtr1.1.1.hap1, whole genome shotgun sequence DNA region contains:
- the LOC134692301 gene encoding uncharacterized protein K02A2.6-like yields MYIADTLSRAYLKETDTTSFEKDLEVINMVKYLPMTESRVKDIKLHSQDDESLQVLQTTVLHGWPIKREDTPSLAKPYFDFRDEITVQDGILFRGERAIIPRTLRMDMMQRIHSSHIGIGGSLRRAKECLYWPGMHSDITQYIQSCETCQMFENKQQKETLIPHEVPDRPWAKVGTDLCSFEGKDYLVTVDYFSNFWEIDFLESTKPKTVIRKLRALFARYGIPDTVISDNGPQFSCNEFAKFATEWEFDHKTSSPTYPQSNGKAEQAVKSAKRLMKRARKDNKDIYLSILDFRNTPTEGMSSSPSQRLMCRRTKTQLPISSSLLKPLIPLFASKEIERNKDQQRKYYDRNARDLQELENGQRVWISPKPNDRTKTWTKGIIKRKVDIRSYEVNTDQGQKLRRNRRDIRISSGTNKQSDTYVRPNDIDFNLYRIPENAPSTDNRPNQNIDNTQTATPPRSPSMEPSVSQPNVDCNPSVQPIRNPQSTNTRSGRQVKFPQKYNDFDTG; encoded by the coding sequence ATGTATATTGCCGATACATTGAGCCGTGCGTATCTCAAAGAGACTGATACAACAAGCTTTGAAAAGGATTTAGAAGTTATAAATATGGTGAAATATTTGCCGATGACCGAATCAAGAGTGAAAGACATTAAGTTACATTCACAGGATGACGAGTCTTTGCAAGTACTGCAAACTACCGTATTACATGGATGGCCGATTAAGCGCGAGGACACACCCTCACTTGCGAAACCGTACTTCGAttttagagatgaaataacTGTACAAGATGGTATTCTTTTCCGTGGCGAAAGAGCAATTATTCCGAGAACTCTCCGTATGGACATGATGCAACGTATTCATTCGTCTCATATTGGAATTGGTGGTAGTTTACGCCGTGCAAAAGAATGCTTGTATTGGCCCGGTATGCATTCTGACATTACACAGTATATTCAATCGTGTGAAACATGTCAAATGTTTGAGAATAAACAGCAGAAAGAGACTTTAATTCCGCACGAAGTCCCAGACCGACCATGGGCAAAAGTTGGAACCGATTTGTGTAGTTTCGAAGGAAAGGACTATCTTGTGACTGTggattatttttctaatttttgggAAATTGACTTTCTAGAGAGCACAAAACCGAAAACCGTCATTCGCAAACTACGAGCCTTATTCGCAAGGTATGGCATACCCGACACCGTGATATCTGATAATGGACCACAATTTAGTTGCAATGAGTTTGCGAAATTTGCGACCGAATGGGAATTTGACCATAAAACGTCTTCTCCGACCTACCCGCAAAGTAACGGTAAAGCAGAGCAAGCAGTGAAATCCGCAAAGAGACTCATGAAACGTGCTCGAAAAGACAATAAAGATATTTACTTGAGTATTCTAGACTTCCGTAACACGCCAACCGAAGGAATGTCTAGCAGTCCATCCCAACGACTTATGTGTAGAAGAACGAAAACGCAATTGCCAATTTCATCGTCTCTCCTGAAACCACTTATTCCTTTATTCGCATCAAAGGAAATCGAACGAAATAAAGATCAACAGCGTAAATATTATGACCGAAACGCGAGAGACTTACAAGAGTTAGAAAATGGACAACGTGTATGGATTTCTCCGAAACCGAATGATCGTACTAAAACTTGGACAAAAGGTATTATTAAGAGAAAAGTGGACATTAGATCTTATGAAGTGAACACCGATCAAGGACAGAAATTGCGTCGAAACAGGAGAGACATACGTATAAGTAGTGGTACAAACAAACAATCTGACACCTACGTGAGGCCAAATGATATTGACTTTAATCTGTATAGAATACCAGAAAACGCGCCTAGCACAGATAACAGACCAAATCAAAACATTGACAATACTCAAACCGCGACACCGCCTCGTAGTCCGTCTATGGAACCTAGTGTCAGTCAACCCAATGTTGATTGTAATCCGTCCGTCCAGCCGATTAGAAATCCACAATCTACCAATACCAGATCCGGAAGACAAGTGAAGTTTCCACAAAAGTACAATGACTTTGATACTggataa